The genomic region TAAATATAGCTATAATCTGCCAATATGCCAATGTGCTAATGAGCTCCATTGGCACATTGGCACATTAGCACATTACCTATGCTTTCTTCTCTACCACAATCGTACAATGCGTAGCCAGTGCGGCAATGGCTCCTACCGCGGCAAACAGCGGCGCGAGAACAATTCCAACTGCCCCAACTACAAGTGGAAATTCAACAACCGTCTCGTCTTTTTCATTTTTGATGATGATGCGGGTGGCATTTCCTTCCTTTATAATTTCTTTTACCTTGGTGAGTAATTCATCACCTGACACCCTGAAATATTCCCTGTTTGTATTTTCTTCTGCTTTCATGGCAATTTATTTTTGAATGATGAAGCAAATAAATAGTATTCCGGAAAACAAAGGAACAGCTTTTCGGCAAAATCATAGTTTTTAACGGCGAAACGCCTATACAGAGCATTTTTTATACAGCGCAGGAAAAAGGTACCTTAACTCAGGCATAAGCCTTTATAAAATGGAAGTTGAATAGGATTGAAACAAAAAAGAGGTCATACTGGCCTCTTTTTGGTACCCGGAGGGGGACTTGAACCCCCACAACCATTACTGGTCAAAGGATTTTAAGTCCTTCGTGTCTACCATTCCACCATCCGGGCATGAACTCTTTGCAGATAAAAAAAGGGCAACGATAAAATCGGCCCTTTGAGCGGAAAACGAGACTCGAACTCGCGACCCCGACCTTGGCAAGGTCGTGCTCTACCAACTGAGCTATTTCCGCATTAGTTCTTCCCAGAACTATATCCACATTGTTGTTTGGCACCTCAATGGAGCTGCAAATTTAAACTACTTTTTTATTTGTGCAAAAAAAATTTCGGCTAATGTGCCATTATTGCCAAATTAGCCTCACGGGAGCCTGTTTACCCGGGAGGGCTATAGCCCCTGACAGAATGGAATGTTAACTTAGCACACCCCGGCCTTCAGGCCGGGGCTACTGAGGAACTACCACATGAGCATATTGCCCATTATTTCATTTTTTCATTATTTCATTAATTCATTATCCTTTCAAAATATTCCCCATATACTCCCTCGCCAATTTAACCTGGTTGTGTACATAATCGATGCCGGCCACAGTGTGGTCTTCATTAAGCACCTGGTGGCATAATTCGAATGTGAACCACCCGTTATAACCTATTTCATTCATGAGCGAAATATAATGTGCATAATCCGGTATTTTGCCGCCGGCGTAATAAGAAAGAACAACCGGTTGTATCTTACCAGTTGCATCCCTGTAATATTCCCCTCCGAAATGCGAATGCACCTGCAGGTTACCAACAGTGCGCACAGCATTAGCCACATAATCATGATCGAGTTTGTCCATTATCGGCAGATCAAGGCATATTTTTAGCCATGGGGAATTGACTTCCTTCACCAGGTCATAGGTGTCTTTCCAGGTTCTGATCAGCGGCTGATGATTCTGCAAAGCCATGACCACGCCAAACTCCTCTCCCATTTTTGCAGCTTCTTTTAAACATTCCTTAACAAAATTATACCGGTCGAGCCATGTGGCAAACGGGTACTGGCGCTGGAAAGTATAAAACTGGTCGCCCCGTGTAAGTTCATAAGTTCCAAGTCCCTCATGAATCGGAACCCCGGGCCACGCGGCGAACAGCCTTACCACTTTTGCGCCAAGGTCTTTTGCAAGCCTGGCCGTTTCTTTTACCATCAGAAGCTGGCAGTCGCGGTGTTCCGGCAGGGGACTTGAAAAATCATTATTTGCGGCAACACATGGAATTTCTAACCCGTATTTTGCAAGTGAATTCTTCATATCGTCGCGTTTGCGCTGATCAAGGTCCATCGGGTTACCCATTGGTCTTTTGTTATCCAGCTCAACGCCGTCGAATCCAAAATCTTTTGCATACTTACACAATTCATCAAACGTTGCTGCAGCGCCTTTATACCAGATACCGCCGTAAGATATGGAATACAATCCCAGCTTAATTTTGCCGGCGGCTGAAATCTTTGGAAAAACACTTTTGGTTTCTGCTGCTGATGCATTTCCTGCTTTACCGAGCATGGCTGCTCCGGCTGCGACTCCTGAAGTTTCGATGAATTTTCTGCGGTTCATTGTAGTAAGTAAATTAGTTGAAGAATTTGTGTGTAATTCAATGCCTTTCTTAAAATTAGGTAATTTAATCACACGTTATTCCGTTTGACCTTCATATGTTGCGAAGCCATAGAAGATTATAATTCCGGCAATAACAAGAAGCAGGCCCCACAAGCGTTCAGCTTCCATCCAGTGCCATTTGTCGGGCACTGCCATACCCCACAGACCCATTGCGAATAAAATGACAGCGGTGATTAAAAGCAGTTTCTTTAGCCTTATGCATCTCTTTTCTGATCTTAGTACAATGTATAAGGAAGACAGCGATGCAACCTGTAAAACCAATACGGAATATTTGGCCACTTCGATTCCGATTACTGATGCGTTATTGTCCATTGCCTGTGGAAACATAAGGAACAGATCGGCCAGTAGAAGCATGCCTGCACAGTAAAGTTGTAACCGCAAACCTTCTGAAAATGCAATGATGCCCATGAGGTTACCGATGAAAGCAGCAATGATCGCTACCCCGATTGCCCATGCAAGATCTTCGCCCATATGGCCGGGCATTTGTGCCTTTCCAAAAAAACTGTTCCCTGCGATCCACATTATGGCAAATACAAAGAACAGAGCGGCATATACCATGAAATAGTTTTTTGCATTTCTCCATGGATGGGGTAAGGCATAAAAGAATATGATCATGCCGAAGAAAAGTATAAAGATCCAGGGTCCTGAAGGTTTAGTCAGACTTGATGTAATAGCAAGAGCTATCATTCCGAAAGAAACAATAAAATAGACAGCTGATTTTACCAAATGCTCAGTCTCAATGCCGGAGAACATTTTGGGTTTGGTTATCATGATTGTATGAATTAAATATACGTGCCTGTCAAAGACTCGCGATTTAACTAATACAAGTTACATGATAATAACTTAACAGACAACTTATTCAGGTTATATTGTTAAGGACTTTCATCATTACTTCAAAGAGTTTATCCGGCTTTACGGGCTTTTCAATAAAACCATCAAAGCCTGTTTCCATGATGAGCTTTTTATCTGCCTCAAGAGCGAAAGCTGTAAGAGCAATAACAGGCAGCCCGGGATGGCTTTCCCTTATAATTCTTGTTGCCTCAAGTCCATCCATTACAGGCATTTTAATATCCATAAGTACCAGGTCAGGCAATGACTCCTTACAGCGGTTAATGGCATCCAGTCCGTTTGATGCCCTCACAACCCTGTTCTCATGCATGGTAAGCAGCTGATGAATGTAATAATAGCTGTTTAGCTCGTCTTCAGCCACAAGAATCGTTTTCAGCCGGGGTACCTGCCCGATAATATCTTCATGGCCTGAACCGTGAGACAGAACAGGTTTGTAGGGAATAGTGAAAGAAAAGTATGACCCTTTACCAGGCTCAGATACCAGGCTGATCTTCCCACCCAGTAATGAAACATATCCTTTTGAAAGGGCAAGACCTAAACCGGTTCCTCCATATTTTCTTGTTGAACTGTTGTCTAATTGCCTGAACCGCTGGAAAATCAGATCCTGCATATCGTTCGGAATTCCAATCCCAGTATCTTCAACAAAAAATTTTACAATATTATCCTGTATAGAGTAACCGAATTTTACATAACCTTTGGAGGTGAACTTCAGTGCATTTCCCACCAGGTTTACAAGAACCTGCATTAATTTTACAGGATCCGTTATCAACAAAATTTTCTTAGCGGGTAAAACCGGGGGATCAAAAACCAGGTCAGGTGTTTTTTTAGAAGATTTCAGCTGTGCATATACATTGCGCATCACATTATTGAGATCGGTTTCTTTCTCAATAATCTTGTCAATCCCCGATTCAAGAGTCGCTATGTTGATAATCCCTGAAATTATGGATAATAGCTGATCATTACTGTTTTCAATGATCTTGATAAACTCTTTTCTCTTTTCATTCGGAACATCACTGTTTGCAAGTATAGACGAAAACCCCACAATGGCATTCAATGGTGTCCTGATCTCATGAGATATATTCTGAATAAAAGCCGTTTTAAGCCTGTCACTCTCTTCAGCATGTTCCTTCTGAATGATAAGCTCATTCATGATCTGCTTTTTCTCGGTGACATCCTCCTTCACAGCCACAAAATGAGTGATCTCTCCCAATGAATTGCGGATAGGCGAAATAATTGCATTCTCCCAGTACGTTGACCCGTCTTTACGTTTATTCTGAAATTCACCCCGCCATTCTCCTCCTGAAGTAATTTGTTCCCAAAGTTTTTTATATTCTTCATCCCTTGTATAACCGGTCTTCAGAATCCTGGGATTGCAGCCTTTTGATTCCTCAAGCGAATATCCCGTTATCTCCGAGAATTTAGGGTTAGCATACTCGATACTTCCATTCAGATCAGTGATTACAACAGAAACAGGGCTTTGTTCGATGGCTCTGGTAAGTTTCCGAAGCTCATCCATAGTCTGCTTCCTTACAGAAATATCCCTTGTGACACCCAAAATTCCTGAAGCATTGCCATTATCATCCAAAATCAGTGAGGTTTTTACTTCAGTCCACACAGTGGAACCGTCTTTCCTGATCATTTCAAGTTCCAGAATTCTTACAATCTTCGACTTATCCACAGCTTGATTAATGGATGCCATCATTGCTCTGAAGACCTCGTATGCTTTTTCGATTGATGAAGGTGTAAGCACATCCGACATCTTTTGCCTGAGGACTTCTTCAGGTTCATAACCGCGAAGTCTTTTCACGGCAGGACTTATATACTGGTAATTGAATTCCATATCCAGTACAAAGATGACGTCAGCTGCATTTTCTGCAAGGAGCCTGTATTTGCGCTCACTTTCAATGAGCTCAAGTTGTTTTCGTTTAAGAATGTAGGTTTGATGTGCATTGATAATGCCTGTCGGTAATCTTAACAGGTAGTTGCCCGATTTGGAAAGATAGTCGTTGACTCCTATCTTCATAGCCTGTACAGCAATTTCTTCGCTGCCATGACCGGTGATCATAATAATAGGCAGTTCAATGCAGTATTCCTGCCTCACTGTTTTTACAAAATCAAAGGCGTCGGAATCGGTAAGCCGGTAATCAAGCAGGATAACGCTGAATTTCTCTTTGTTTTTTTCATGCCTTAAAATATTCAAAGCATCATAAGCAGAGTAAACTATAGTGAGCTGTATAAAAGGAGCGTATTGTTTCAGATGACGCGTCGTGAGGTCAATATCAACCTGGTTGTGTTCAATATACAACACATGGATCAGTTCCGACCTTTCATGCAGTTTTTCACGATAGCTCTGTAAAGCAAACTGAATAATTTCGGGAAGTTTTGAAGTATAGCCGGGTCCTTTTATAACATAATCCGATGCACCCGCGCGGAGAACGGAAATGGCAGTTTCTTCATCACCGGTTCCTGTCAGCATAATTACAGGAATTTTAAGATCCTCTGCTACAATTTTCTCAAGGACTTCAAATCCATATCCGTCAGGCAGCCTTATATCAAGTAGTGCAATATCATAAACCGTTTGCTCAAGATTTTGCTTTGCTGATTTAACATTGGTTGCCAGGTCAATCAAACAGTCGGGTAATGCCTGAATGACGCTTCGCCTTGTCAGGTAGGCATCACTTGGATTGTCCTCAAGAAGTAAAACTCTCATAATTCAGATGGTATCTGATGCGTTTTGGGTATTTGAAGGTAAAATACAGATCCTTCTGACGGAACACTTTCCGCCCATACATTACATTTCATTCTTTGTGCTGCTTTTGCTACAATAGCAAGTCCGATACCCGTTCCCGGGTAGTCTTCAGACCTGTGGAGCCGCTGGAATATTTCAAATATCCTTCTCTTATATTTCATGTCAAAGCCAATCCCGTTATCCTTTATTGAAATTGTCCAGTAAGCATTATCCTCGTTCAGATCAATGACTATTTCAGGTTGTGGTTTTGTTCCTGAAAATTTAATTGCATTTTCAATAAAATTCCTAAGGATAATGGTAAGTCCTCTAAGGTCGGCATTGATTTCGCGGTCAGGAATATTCACTGAAATAGCATATTGGGTTGTAATTGAACTTTGAAAGACAGCCAGAAGTGAGTTTACCAGGTTTTTTATCCGGATGACCTGATTTGAGATCTTGTTTCTTTCCACCCTCGAATATTCAAGCAAATCCTCAATCAGCTCATTCATTAATTTGGCTGAATTTCTTATTGATTTGAGGTATTGTTTAGGTTCTTCACCAAGCCAGCTTTCAGAGATATCCATAAGCAACTTACTGTAACCGTCAATTCCCCGGAGGGGAGCTTTCAGATCATGGGAAACAGAATAAGTGAATGTTTCAAGTTCCTTATTTACCTCTTCAAGTTGAATGGTCCTCTGTTTTACCCTGTCTTCAAGATTTTTGTATAACAAAATATTGTCAATGGTTCTTGAAGCCGCATCGGCGAGGGTTTGCATAAGCCGGACTTCAATTTCCGAAGGAGTATAATTTTCTTTCCAATAGCATCCGATGGCACCAAGCGGTTCAATTGTATTAACCGGAACAACCATTAAGCTACGGACAAAGGTTCCTGAATAGTGAGCAGTCGAAATACGGTCGTCTTTATAAATATCGGGAACTATTACCGGTTCCTTTTTGATCATTGAATATCCACTGATACAATCGTTTAACGGGAACCATTTTCCTTTCCACAGGGGTTCTATGGCATTCTCTTCAGCATAAAAGCATCCGTCATTTTCAAGAAAGACAAAGGATGCACCATCCGAATGCATAAGCTCACGGGCTGAAGCAGCAATAATTTGCTGGCTTTGCTCAATTGTCTGAGCCAGTGTCAGGTCCTTTATTATATCAATCAGCATTTCAAGCCTCGTATTCAGAAGCCTTACTTCTTCCTGTGTTTCATTTAGCTTTTGTATTGCTTCTTTTTCAGCAAGTTCAGTCTTATAGAGTTCTTTGAATAACCTGGTTTCTTTTGACCGGTTCAGTAAAATCAGACCGAGTGAGGCAATAATTAATATCCCCGATACAGCAGCCATAACAACAATTGCACGGTATTTTAATTCAGCCAGCACTTCTTTTTTATCGATTTTGGCAACCATGAACCAGGGTGTACCGCTTACCGGACTAAGGAAGGCAAGTACCTTTGAACCTTTATAATCCAATCCTTCATACAAACCAATTTTGCCGCTAACAGCAGCTTTAGCGGCGATCTCATTGTTAATAAGCGGTTCTTTATATCTAAGAGCAGCATTGCCGATAAAACGGACGTCATTTACAAATACTACACTGTCACCTTCACGAACAACAAGGATGGTTTCTGAAGTACGGCTGGGTAAGGGCCATTTCTGGATTAACGGATAGAGATATCGTTCCGGATCATTTCGGAGAACAAGGAATCCAAGCACTTTTTCATTCAGTTTAACCGGAGCTACATAATCATCATGAATTTTCTGATGAGTGGTACAGTAATAAAATCCGCTGAAATAGATCCCTGCTTGCTTTTTGGCCTGTAAAATATGGTTTTGCGTTACGTTATCGATCACATATTGATCATTCATGCTGAAAACTACATTTGCCAGCGTATCTGTAATAAAAATATTTTCGTAACGGTCAAAGGATGTAATAGGCTTAAAGAATGAAACCAGAGATGTATCTCTTCCGGGTTTCAGGAGCAGCTTTTCAGTGGCATCAACAACCAGTTTATTTTTTGAAAAAAAACCGGCTTCTGAATATCTTTCCTTTTGCCATTGGCTTATCTGGCTGATCTTTAGTTCAGAGATCGCCTGCAGTTCTTTTAATTTATCTTCACGGATTGATTTTGCCTCATTGTAATAATATACAAGACTCCCGACAATAAGTATTGCTGTTAAACCGACAAAAAAAAGCAGCGAATGTATTTTGCCCATGGCTGATAAGTGTCATAAGTAAAACGGGGTGATTGGCTATCGGGTTACTTAAATGTAAGAAAAAAAAGAAACCCGCATTGAAATGAATGCGGGTTTTCTTTGAATTATTTAATCCTCTTTTGTTTAATCAAACATATGAATATACCAATTATTTTCATCAAGAAGGAAGTTATAAACCTGTTCGCGTTTACCCGAGGGATATTTTTCTGCAACCCTGCTGGCAAGAAATGAAGGATCGTTTCGGCGTTTAGCCACGCGCATCAGATCATAAAATCTTTCGCCTTCAAAGGCCAGTTCTCTGGCGCGCTCATCAACCAGTTGATCCTCGAAAATCTGTTGTTTTTTAAGGAAGTTACTTCCCAGGTCAAGATAACCGGTAATCTCATTTGTAAATGGATCATGAATATACTGGATATTATCAAGCGTCAGCTGATCATCGCCGCTTCCAAGACCTACTCTGCCGCGAACCCCTAACTGAAGACGATTCTGGTCAACTGAATAATACAGGTAACCGTCATTTACAATTCCCTTCGCATAACCTGTATTTGTTTTAACTGTACCGTGATCATTAAAAATCATGTATGTATATATCTCAGCCAGGTAAAGCTGGATTCCTCCCGCACGGTATAAGATGAACCTTGCGTCATCCTGGTATTGCCCGGTATAATATTTAAACACAACAGTATCCATGCCCTCCATAATGTTATTCACGGTGCGGGTGTCATGTTTGGCTTTCATTTCAAGCATGTATTCAACATCGGGAGTATAATACGAAAGGCCGACATTCCTGAGATAAATATAAGAAGTACCAAATCCCCTGTAAGGATCACCCGGAAAACCCATCTGGTTGGGGTCCATCTTTGTCAGCGCCGGGTTATTATTCCTTATTATCCTTTGCCTCATCCATGTGGTTTCCCATTTATGCACAGCGGCTTTTGTAGGTTTAAGCATGTATTTATAAGGAGGAATCGGTAAAAACAGGTTTTGCAGCTGGTTTTGCTGGAAATAATTCTTATCAAACCAGATTGTAAAAATATGTTCATTTTTATCGATCTCGGAAAAAATATTAGACCATGCATACCTTGAAAAGGTACTTGTAAGCTGGTACCGTTCAGTTTCTGCGGGATTCTTAACAATTGCCTCAAAATGATACGTAGCTTTCTGCAAGTCGCCCTCTGTCAGATACATTTGGCCCAACAAAGCATGCATAGCCCACGGATTCCAGATGGTAACTTCCCAGGTGGCATCTGCCCTGTCAATGTCATGTTTTACACCTACAGCTTTCACGTTATTCTCCAGTTCATTTGTGAAATAATCAATGATCATCGGAGTATCATACAACTTCTTTTCAAGTACAATCGGCTCATTGTAAATGGTATCGGTGTTGTAATAACCGTCCTTTGAGAATATCACATGTACACTGTCAATATAGGTTCCCGGTGAATTCACAAAAGCCTCTATTTCTTCCATCGTAGCAAGAGAAGAACTAATAAAGGGTACCTTTCCATATATTCTGACAGCGGTAAAATAAGCCCATGCCCGCATACAGAGTGCTTCACCGTATAGCTTGTCATAATTTGAAATTTCAGCTTTCTGGTCTTTTACTTCAGGATGTTCCCTTTCAAGAATATTAATGAAGTTATTGCATGCAGAAATCAACTTGAAGAAATTAGTCGGGGATGCATACTTATTGGTTTTGGAAACATTGAAATTGTAAATTTCCATTAAGTCGGCATCAGCATTAGGAGTAACAGTCAGCAAATCCCCACGTAATTCTCCAAGCACGATTAGTTGCTCAACCAACTGTTGCTGCAAAGAATACATACCCATTTCAACCGAACGATACTCGTACCAGTCCTTGTATAATTCATCTCCCGTAATATTAATTTCCTGTTCCGGATCAAAGAAATCTTTACAGGAGAACGTTGATATTAATAAGAGTAGGAGGCTGAAGGAGAAGATTACCCTATACTTTTTGAAATTTTTCATATCCTTACGAGTAAATAAATTATAATCCAAGTTTAACACCTACAATGAATTGGCGGGATTGGGGTGTCATTCCATAGTCAATCCCCTGGTGAATCTGCATATATGAATAACTGAATTCCGGGTCATATCCGAGGTATTTCGTTAAAGTCATCAGGTTGTTCGCTGACGCGTAGAATTCAGCACTTTTGAAAGTAAGGAATTCCTTGGGAAGCTTGTAGCTTATTGATACATTTTTCAATCGTACATAGGAACCGTCCTCAATCCAGCGTGTTGAAAATGCACTGTTGCCCATGGGGTCATTCCATAATGCCCTTGGAACATCGGTAACCTGTCCTTCATATTGCCACCTGTTCAACACATACTGGCTTTGATTGTCCAGACCTGACATCCGTTCATTGTTGTACCTGACAAAATTGAAAAGCTCATTCCCGGTAACAAACTGAATAATGGCATTCAGAGTAAAACCTTTGTATGAGAACGAATTGACAACACTTCCTGTGAGGTCAGGCAGGGACGAGCCAATAGCTTTTTTATCGAAATTATTAATAACACCATCCGGGGTTCCAAGGGGTCCGGAAAGGTCAGCATATATTGCATCGCCTGCATGGTAAGGCATACCTTTATCATTTATAAGGCCGGATGCTTCGGCATCAGTTGTAGAAGCAAAAACGCCCCTGAAAACATATCCGTAAAAACTGTTTGCCGGAGCGCCTTCCATATTCACAATCTCAAGTCCATTGAGCTCTGTAATGAGCTTTGATCCTTTGATATCAATAACACTGTTCTTCACGTGAGTCAAAAATACCTGGACATCCCACTTGAATTCCTTTTTATCCATCAACCTGCCGAAAAGTGAAAATTCGTAGCCCGTATTTTTCATCTTACCTGAATTTTCCATCCGGTAATCATAGCCCATATAAGGGTTCACCGGACTATAAATCAGCATATTTTTGGTTTGTGAACGGAATACGTCAACGGTACCGGAGAACCGGTTACCCCAAAGAGAAATGTCAATTCCTGTATTCAGCTGGCTGACCTTTTCATAGGTTAGTTTTGTATTCGTAATAACTGCGGGATACAAACCAACTGTTTCGCGGAATCTTACAGCTTTATAATAATTGGATGCACTGGATTCTCCAATGTCATCATTTCCTGTCATACCATAAGACAACCTCCATTTAAAGTCTTCGAGCCATGAATTATTCTTCAGGAATGACTCGCTCGACAACCTCCATGCAACTCCCGCTGAATAAAATAATCCGAAAGGAACATCACCCAACTTGATTGTATTGGCAGCATCATTACCCACACGGGATGATCCGTCAAACGATAGGCTGGCTGTAATGATATATTTATCCTTATAGGAATAGAACAAATTTTCATAAAGTGAGAACCAGTTCCATTTCCTGTTTTGTCCGCCGATTTCCCTTAAGTCGTCACGACCGTCAGCAAGAGTCCGGTACTGGTCATTCATAGGAGCATTTTTTGTTAATCCCCAGTCGTATTCAAAATTATTGGTCTGAAGGTTAAACCCGGTCATTGACGAAAGATTGTGATGTTCGCCGATGGAACGGTTAATATTTAAATAGGTATTGTTATAGAAACTTCTGAATACGTCGGTTGCAGCTTTGGCTACGTTATGTGCTTCGTTATTGTAATAATGCTCCATCCCGTGGTTGGGCTGAAAGATCTGCTCTTTCATCATATTATAGGTAAAATTGAACTTACTCTTCAGCGATATTCTGCTGTTAATTGTAGCGTCCATGCCCATATAATATACAAAGCTCGTATTTGTATTTTTGGCTTCATAATTATTGATAACGGCAACAGGGTTGCTGACTCCAAGTTCATCCACTTCGGCAACGGTTGTAATTTCTTTACCCTGTTCGTCATACTGGTAAGGATTTAACATTGGCGATTTGCCGAGAGCTGTTAAAATCGGACTTGTTTCCCTGGATGTTGCAGCATCCTTCATATTCGATTTATTGTAATTCAGAGATACGCCTGCGTTCATTTTCATCCATCTGAACACATTCAATTTGCTTACAAATCTCAGGTTATATCCTTTATAATCGGTTTTCTTAATGACACCGCTGTTATTCATCAGTCCAAAGGAAAGTCCGTATGTGGCTATTTCATCACCTCCCTTTACCATGATATTCACATTCTGTGAAAGTGAATTCCTGAAAATTTCATTCTGCCAGTTTGTGTTATGCTGGTAGTCAATAAATCGTTTGTCATCCGGTTCAAGATAAAGGTTCGGATATTCCAGTATCAGATTTTCTTCCAGTTTGCCCGAAGAAAAAAGAACTTCCTGTAACAGAGTCTTATGCTGTGTGGCATTGAGCTGCGGGATCTTATCAGCAGGTGCCAGTAAAAGGCCTGTATTCAGATCAAGCTGAATTACTGTTTGGGTTACACTCGGATCCAAAGTTTCGATCAAAACAAGGCCGTTCGAACCTCTTGATCCATAAGCGGCAGTAATGGCAGGATCCTTAATAACAGTCAGGGCTGAAACATCGTGAGGGTTCACTTCAACCATAGGATTGAATGTGAATCCATTAACGTTTGAACTGAAAACACCGTTAGGAGTTGCAGGAATTCCATCCACAATATATAACGGTTGATTACCTGCATTCAGCGAGTTAATGCCTCGTATTGTCATGAATGCACCACTTGAAGGATGACCTGACCTTTTTACAACATTTGCACCGGCCATCAGTCCCTGGAAATATTCATCAATTGTTACAGGTTTTATTCCTGTAAGAAATTTCATATCCACAGAAGAAAAGGCAGCTGCAATATTTCTCTTTTTAACCGGCCTGGACATGATGATAACCTCATCCTCATCTGAAGCCATATCCAGGGCAGTCAGATAAATATCCAATTGTTTTCTTCCATTCAGATAGACTCTTTTTGCCTTGAATGTGTTTGCAGGAGAAAGAATAATCCAGTCTGAAGGTGAAGTAGAAAATATTGTGAATTCACCGTTTTCGTTTGTCACATAAGGCAATTCAAATGAACCGGCAATACTCACTGATATGTCCTTAAGAGGTCTTTTCATGTGATCGAATACCTTACCGGTGACGATAGTGGTATCCTGCGCACTTACCTTATGTGAAAATCCAAGTAGAAGGATACCGACAAAAATTAGAACAGGTATTCGGCCAATATTAATTTTGTGTGACATATTTGAATTCTTTTTGTATAAAACCATCATCTGCATTAATTGAAAAGATCACTAAAACTTAATCGTAAGGAACAAATTGAATATAGTCTAATACAAGCCCGTTAATCGATAGTGTGCTTGGTCCCTTGTATTCTATTCTTATTTTCGCCTTGCCATATTCCTGCAGGTTATTAATCCAGAAATCAAACCGGTTGTAACCAAGAGCCTCAGGAACATAACGTTTGTTCGGAACAACGCTGTTGATTACGCCATTGAATACCTTATAGGCTGCATAATCAAATGTTTTCACAA from Bacteroidales bacterium harbors:
- a CDS encoding RagB/SusD family nutrient uptake outer membrane protein translates to MKNFKKYRVIFSFSLLLLLISTFSCKDFFDPEQEINITGDELYKDWYEYRSVEMGMYSLQQQLVEQLIVLGELRGDLLTVTPNADADLMEIYNFNVSKTNKYASPTNFFKLISACNNFINILEREHPEVKDQKAEISNYDKLYGEALCMRAWAYFTAVRIYGKVPFISSSLATMEEIEAFVNSPGTYIDSVHVIFSKDGYYNTDTIYNEPIVLEKKLYDTPMIIDYFTNELENNVKAVGVKHDIDRADATWEVTIWNPWAMHALLGQMYLTEGDLQKATYHFEAIVKNPAETERYQLTSTFSRYAWSNIFSEIDKNEHIFTIWFDKNYFQQNQLQNLFLPIPPYKYMLKPTKAAVHKWETTWMRQRIIRNNNPALTKMDPNQMGFPGDPYRGFGTSYIYLRNVGLSYYTPDVEYMLEMKAKHDTRTVNNIMEGMDTVVFKYYTGQYQDDARFILYRAGGIQLYLAEIYTYMIFNDHGTVKTNTGYAKGIVNDGYLYYSVDQNRLQLGVRGRVGLGSGDDQLTLDNIQYIHDPFTNEITGYLDLGSNFLKKQQIFEDQLVDERARELAFEGERFYDLMRVAKRRNDPSFLASRVAEKYPSGKREQVYNFLLDENNWYIHMFD
- a CDS encoding SusC/RagA family TonB-linked outer membrane protein, with protein sequence MSHKINIGRIPVLIFVGILLLGFSHKVSAQDTTIVTGKVFDHMKRPLKDISVSIAGSFELPYVTNENGEFTIFSTSPSDWIILSPANTFKAKRVYLNGRKQLDIYLTALDMASDEDEVIIMSRPVKKRNIAAAFSSVDMKFLTGIKPVTIDEYFQGLMAGANVVKRSGHPSSGAFMTIRGINSLNAGNQPLYIVDGIPATPNGVFSSNVNGFTFNPMVEVNPHDVSALTVIKDPAITAAYGSRGSNGLVLIETLDPSVTQTVIQLDLNTGLLLAPADKIPQLNATQHKTLLQEVLFSSGKLEENLILEYPNLYLEPDDKRFIDYQHNTNWQNEIFRNSLSQNVNIMVKGGDEIATYGLSFGLMNNSGVIKKTDYKGYNLRFVSKLNVFRWMKMNAGVSLNYNKSNMKDAATSRETSPILTALGKSPMLNPYQYDEQGKEITTVAEVDELGVSNPVAVINNYEAKNTNTSFVYYMGMDATINSRISLKSKFNFTYNMMKEQIFQPNHGMEHYYNNEAHNVAKAATDVFRSFYNNTYLNINRSIGEHHNLSSMTGFNLQTNNFEYDWGLTKNAPMNDQYRTLADGRDDLREIGGQNRKWNWFSLYENLFYSYKDKYIITASLSFDGSSRVGNDAANTIKLGDVPFGLFYSAGVAWRLSSESFLKNNSWLEDFKWRLSYGMTGNDDIGESSASNYYKAVRFRETVGLYPAVITNTKLTYEKVSQLNTGIDISLWGNRFSGTVDVFRSQTKNMLIYSPVNPYMGYDYRMENSGKMKNTGYEFSLFGRLMDKKEFKWDVQVFLTHVKNSVIDIKGSKLITELNGLEIVNMEGAPANSFYGYVFRGVFASTTDAEASGLINDKGMPYHAGDAIYADLSGPLGTPDGVINNFDKKAIGSSLPDLTGSVVNSFSYKGFTLNAIIQFVTGNELFNFVRYNNERMSGLDNQSQYVLNRWQYEGQVTDVPRALWNDPMGNSAFSTRWIEDGSYVRLKNVSISYKLPKEFLTFKSAEFYASANNLMTLTKYLGYDPEFSYSYMQIHQGIDYGMTPQSRQFIVGVKLGL